In Candidatus Eisenbacteria bacterium, a single window of DNA contains:
- a CDS encoding molybdenum-binding protein has product MKYGAQNRVQARVTSVKAGDVMALVKFKVTGPVEMASVLTSESVDHLALKVGDEVELIIKAIHVLPVKD; this is encoded by the coding sequence ATGAAATACGGAGCGCAGAATCGGGTTCAGGCTCGGGTGACGTCGGTCAAGGCCGGCGATGTGATGGCGCTGGTGAAGTTCAAGGTCACGGGCCCCGTCGAGATGGCCTCGGTCCTCACGTCGGAGTCCGTGGACCACCTCGCCCTCAAGGTCGGGGACGAGGTCGAGCTCATCATCAAGGCGATCCACGTGCTTCCCGTGAAGGACTGA